From a region of the uncultured Draconibacterium sp. genome:
- a CDS encoding zinc ribbon domain-containing protein produces MKKHFSCPKCSSWEYEEDSIRTTGSGFTRFFDIQNRKFIAISCKRCGYTELYKAGRGSTAGSILDFLTSS; encoded by the coding sequence ATGAAAAAACATTTCAGCTGTCCTAAATGCAGTAGTTGGGAATACGAAGAAGATTCAATCAGAACGACCGGATCCGGATTTACACGTTTCTTTGATATCCAAAACCGAAAGTTTATAGCCATTTCGTGCAAAAGATGTGGCTATACCGAGTTGTACAAAGCCGGAAGAGGAAGTACCGCCGGAAGTATCCTTGATTTCCTTACATCGTCGTAA
- the uvrA gene encoding excinuclease ABC subunit UvrA — MSNSKNAKYIEIQNARVHNLKNISLKIPRNKLIVVTGVSGSGKSSLAFDTLFAEGQRRYVESLSSYARQFLGRINKPEVDFINGIPPAIAIEQKVNTRNPRSTVGTSTEIYDYLKLLYARIGKTISPVSGQVVSQNSVTDVVDYINSFDEGTRLIIVAPLKAKNGRTILQEVELLMQQGFSRIETNDEIKRIDELVKAESDDFCNGSCNLVIDRAAVKHDEDTQSRLADSVQTAFFEGHGECLVKIYKKEDTESKSFSNRFEADGIEFEEPSVHMFSFNNPVGACPTCEGYGKVIGIDEDLVIPNKSLSIYQDAIACWKGEKMSQWKNELIYSAEKFDFPIHKPFYELSEEQKFLIWTGNQYFDGLNQFFKHLEEGSYKIQYRVMLSRYRGKTVCPECKGSRLKREAGYVKVADKSLQELVLMPVSELKEFFRNMILNDHDKQVAKRILIEINNRLEFLDDVGLGYLSLNRLSSTLSGGESQRINLATSLGSSLVGSLYILDEPSIGLHSRDTEKLIKVLRRLQKIGNTVLVVEHDEEIIRAADEVIDIGPMAGQHGGEVVFQGTHADLVKNPKSLTTKYLTGIENIPVPAQRRKWTNSIQVIGARENNLKNVTVKFPLNTLTVITGVSGSGKSSLISKILTPALTKILGGYGEKTGHHDAILGDYKMINALEFIDQNPIGKSSRSNPVTYLKAYDEIRKLLSEQQAAKIQGLKPSHFSFNVDGGRCDECQGEGTIKVEMQFLADVYLLCESCSGKRFKEDILDVKYQDLNVADILNMTVNAAIELFKQGKSSTEKKITKRLQPLQDVGLGYIKLGQASSTLSGGESQRVKLASFLAKEKDSPTLFIFDEPTTGLHFHDIRKLLDSFNALISRGHSILIIEHNMDVIKSADWIIDLGPEGGDKGGQLVFEGTPEELIKEKNSYTGEALKEKL; from the coding sequence ATGTCAAATAGCAAAAACGCTAAATACATTGAGATTCAGAACGCGAGGGTTCATAATTTAAAAAATATAAGCTTAAAAATTCCCCGAAACAAACTTATTGTGGTTACCGGAGTTTCCGGTTCAGGGAAGTCTTCGCTGGCCTTCGATACCCTTTTTGCCGAAGGTCAACGCCGCTATGTAGAAAGCCTGTCGTCGTATGCCCGTCAGTTTTTGGGGCGGATAAATAAACCCGAAGTTGACTTTATTAACGGAATTCCGCCTGCCATTGCTATCGAGCAAAAGGTAAACACGCGTAATCCACGCTCAACAGTGGGTACATCAACCGAGATTTACGATTACCTGAAGCTGCTTTATGCACGCATCGGAAAAACCATTTCGCCGGTATCGGGGCAAGTTGTTTCGCAAAATAGTGTAACCGACGTGGTGGACTACATAAACAGTTTTGATGAAGGAACCCGCCTAATTATTGTTGCGCCTTTGAAGGCAAAAAACGGACGGACAATTCTACAGGAAGTAGAACTGTTGATGCAACAAGGATTTTCGCGTATTGAAACCAACGACGAAATAAAACGTATTGACGAGCTGGTAAAAGCAGAAAGTGATGATTTTTGTAACGGAAGCTGCAACCTGGTTATCGATCGTGCCGCCGTTAAACACGACGAAGATACCCAAAGTCGGCTGGCCGATTCGGTTCAAACCGCTTTTTTCGAAGGACACGGAGAATGTCTCGTAAAAATTTATAAGAAGGAAGATACGGAATCAAAGAGCTTTTCGAACCGTTTTGAAGCCGATGGAATTGAATTTGAAGAGCCATCGGTTCACATGTTCAGTTTTAATAATCCGGTTGGTGCCTGCCCTACTTGCGAAGGCTACGGGAAAGTAATTGGCATTGACGAAGATCTTGTAATTCCGAATAAATCGCTATCAATATACCAGGATGCCATTGCCTGTTGGAAAGGTGAAAAAATGAGCCAATGGAAAAACGAACTGATCTATTCGGCTGAAAAATTTGATTTCCCAATTCACAAGCCATTTTATGAACTTAGTGAAGAACAAAAATTCCTGATCTGGACCGGAAATCAATATTTTGATGGCTTAAACCAGTTTTTTAAGCACCTTGAAGAGGGTAGCTACAAAATACAGTACCGTGTTATGTTATCGCGTTACCGCGGAAAAACGGTTTGCCCCGAGTGCAAAGGAAGTCGTTTGAAAAGAGAAGCCGGCTATGTTAAAGTTGCGGATAAATCGCTTCAGGAACTGGTTTTGATGCCCGTTTCGGAATTGAAGGAGTTCTTCCGGAACATGATACTAAACGATCATGATAAACAAGTTGCTAAACGTATCCTCATCGAGATCAACAATCGCCTGGAATTTTTGGACGATGTAGGTTTGGGCTACCTTTCACTTAACCGGTTGTCGTCAACTTTATCGGGTGGTGAATCGCAGCGGATAAACCTGGCGACCTCGCTTGGAAGTAGCTTGGTTGGCTCGCTTTATATTTTGGATGAACCCAGTATTGGTCTGCATTCGCGAGACACGGAGAAACTTATAAAAGTATTACGACGCCTGCAAAAAATTGGAAATACAGTACTGGTAGTTGAACATGACGAAGAAATTATTCGTGCTGCCGACGAAGTAATCGATATTGGCCCAATGGCCGGACAACACGGTGGAGAGGTTGTTTTTCAGGGAACACATGCTGACCTGGTTAAAAATCCGAAAAGTCTTACCACAAAATATCTCACAGGCATTGAAAATATACCTGTTCCGGCTCAACGCCGTAAATGGACGAACTCCATTCAAGTTATCGGTGCACGCGAGAACAACCTTAAAAATGTTACCGTTAAATTTCCGCTGAATACCTTAACGGTAATTACCGGAGTCAGCGGATCAGGAAAGTCATCGCTTATTTCAAAAATCCTCACTCCTGCCCTGACTAAAATTCTGGGGGGATATGGTGAAAAAACCGGCCATCACGATGCGATTTTAGGGGACTATAAAATGATCAATGCCCTTGAGTTCATCGACCAAAATCCTATCGGAAAATCGTCGCGCTCCAACCCGGTTACCTACCTGAAAGCCTACGACGAAATACGGAAATTACTGTCGGAGCAGCAAGCGGCAAAAATACAGGGATTAAAACCATCTCACTTCTCGTTTAACGTTGATGGTGGACGTTGTGACGAGTGCCAGGGTGAAGGAACGATTAAAGTAGAGATGCAGTTCTTGGCCGACGTTTACCTGCTTTGCGAAAGTTGCTCCGGAAAACGTTTTAAAGAAGATATTCTGGATGTAAAATACCAGGATCTGAATGTGGCCGACATTCTGAATATGACCGTAAATGCAGCCATCGAACTCTTTAAACAAGGCAAAAGTTCAACTGAAAAGAAAATTACCAAACGCCTGCAACCACTACAGGATGTTGGTTTGGGCTACATAAAACTGGGACAGGCATCGAGCACATTATCGGGTGGTGAAAGTCAGCGTGTAAAACTGGCTTCGTTCCTCGCAAAGGAAAAAGATTCACCAACGCTGTTTATTTTCGATGAGCCAACAACAGGTTTGCATTTCCATGATATCCGAAAGCTGCTTGATTCATTCAATGCGCTAATTTCGCGTGGTCATTCCATACTGATCATCGAGCACAACATGGATGTTATTAAATCCGCCGATTGGATTATCGATCTGGGGCCGGAAGGTGGAGATAAAGGCGGACAACTTGTTTTTGAAGGTACTCCTGAGGAACTGATCAAGGAGAAAAATTCGTATACAGGAGAAGCTTTAAAAGAAAAATTATAA
- a CDS encoding DUF4965 domain-containing protein encodes MNKNFLHITIFTGFLILLQLTTAAQNRKTNSNITEMRAPSYPLVTIDPYTSAWSNANQLFDAPVTHWTGRTHSLIGALKVDGKVYRFLGKEEMPPKVLVPMAKHNTWTGRYTENKPAKGWEKESFNDNNWKVGEGAFGTDDMPMRNTRWVSKDIWVRRSFEVPVTNAPEDIYLIYSHDDIFELYLNGEQLVATEYEWHNNVLLKLDRSQLKFGEENVIAVHCHNRTGGGYVDFGIIQEREETEIFANTAIQNNVEVTATQTKYNFSCGSVDLDVTFTTPLLPDDLDLLSRPVSYVSYEVAATDKKEHDVEIYFETTPEWAVNEPSQEVAVTKGAAGEVSFIKAGTTEQPILGRKGDNVRIDWGYFYLATKQQKGVSVSLNEYIKSKKDFIGGGSDDVSSYTVKMVKTMPAMAVTESFGNVGNKTQSGYVMLAYDDIESIQYFGDNLKAWWTKDGKVGINDVLISAAQDYAEIIKACEKLDKKVYAEAEKAGGYKYAKLCELAFRQSIAAHKLVKDTQGNILFLSKENFSNGSIGTVDVTYPSAPLFLKYNPELLKGMLNPIFYYSESGKWTKPFAAHDVGSYPLANGQTYGGDMPVEECGNMIVLAAAIADVEGNADYAAEHWEVLTTWANYLMENGLDPENQLCTDDFAGHFAHNVNLSAKAIMGIASYGKLAEMLGKDDVAEKYTSEAKSMAREWMKMADDGDHYRLTFDKPGTWSQKYNLVWDKLLNLGIFPEEVADTEIAYYLTKQNKYGLPLDNRRTYTKSDWIVWTATLADDVETFQKFIDPLFDFVNETPNRVPMSDWYETPSAKQVGFQARSVVGGYFIKLLEK; translated from the coding sequence ATGAATAAGAATTTCTTACACATTACAATTTTTACCGGGTTTTTAATTTTGTTGCAACTTACAACAGCAGCCCAAAACCGGAAAACGAATTCAAACATTACTGAAATGCGTGCGCCGTCGTATCCGCTGGTAACAATCGATCCTTACACCAGCGCATGGTCGAATGCCAATCAACTGTTCGATGCTCCGGTTACACACTGGACCGGAAGAACACACTCGCTTATCGGGGCACTCAAAGTAGATGGAAAAGTTTATCGTTTTCTTGGAAAAGAAGAAATGCCGCCCAAAGTGCTGGTACCAATGGCTAAGCACAATACATGGACAGGCCGATATACTGAAAACAAACCCGCCAAAGGTTGGGAAAAAGAAAGCTTTAACGATAATAACTGGAAAGTTGGAGAGGGTGCATTCGGAACAGATGATATGCCAATGCGCAATACACGTTGGGTGAGCAAAGATATTTGGGTGCGTCGCTCTTTTGAGGTGCCTGTAACAAATGCACCTGAAGACATTTACCTGATTTATTCGCACGACGATATTTTTGAACTATACCTGAATGGCGAACAGTTGGTGGCCACCGAATATGAATGGCACAACAATGTTTTGCTGAAACTCGACAGAAGTCAACTCAAATTTGGTGAGGAAAATGTTATTGCCGTACATTGTCATAACCGTACAGGTGGCGGGTATGTTGATTTCGGAATTATTCAGGAAAGAGAAGAAACAGAAATTTTTGCCAATACAGCCATTCAAAACAACGTTGAGGTTACGGCCACGCAAACAAAGTACAACTTTAGCTGTGGTTCCGTTGACCTGGATGTAACATTCACTACACCTTTACTTCCTGATGATTTGGATTTATTATCAAGGCCTGTCAGCTACGTTTCATACGAAGTGGCTGCAACGGATAAAAAAGAACACGACGTTGAAATTTATTTTGAAACGACTCCTGAGTGGGCGGTTAACGAGCCCAGCCAGGAAGTAGCGGTAACAAAAGGAGCTGCAGGTGAAGTTTCATTTATTAAAGCTGGTACTACAGAGCAACCTATCCTTGGGAGAAAAGGTGACAATGTTCGCATTGATTGGGGATACTTTTACCTTGCTACCAAACAACAAAAGGGAGTATCGGTTTCACTGAACGAATACATAAAATCAAAAAAAGACTTTATTGGAGGCGGTTCAGATGATGTAAGTTCATATACGGTAAAAATGGTAAAAACCATGCCGGCAATGGCTGTAACCGAATCGTTCGGAAATGTTGGAAACAAAACGCAAAGTGGCTATGTAATGCTGGCGTATGACGATATTGAGTCGATCCAGTATTTTGGAGATAACCTAAAAGCCTGGTGGACAAAAGACGGGAAAGTAGGCATTAACGATGTACTAATTTCAGCAGCTCAGGACTACGCAGAAATTATAAAAGCTTGTGAAAAGCTGGATAAAAAAGTCTACGCAGAAGCAGAAAAAGCAGGTGGTTATAAATATGCCAAATTGTGCGAGTTGGCATTCCGTCAATCTATTGCTGCACACAAGCTGGTAAAAGATACCCAAGGCAATATTCTTTTCCTTTCAAAAGAAAACTTTAGTAACGGCTCAATCGGAACTGTTGACGTAACTTATCCGTCAGCACCTTTATTCCTTAAATACAATCCTGAGTTGTTAAAAGGAATGTTGAATCCAATTTTCTATTATTCGGAAAGTGGAAAATGGACAAAACCTTTTGCCGCTCATGATGTCGGAAGTTATCCTTTGGCCAATGGACAAACTTATGGTGGCGATATGCCCGTTGAAGAATGTGGTAATATGATTGTTTTAGCCGCGGCCATTGCCGATGTGGAAGGAAATGCCGATTACGCAGCCGAGCACTGGGAGGTACTTACTACCTGGGCAAATTACCTGATGGAAAACGGACTTGATCCTGAAAATCAGCTTTGTACCGATGACTTCGCCGGTCACTTTGCACACAACGTAAACCTTTCGGCAAAAGCAATTATGGGAATAGCCAGTTACGGAAAACTGGCCGAAATGCTGGGTAAAGATGATGTAGCAGAAAAGTACACCAGTGAAGCGAAAAGTATGGCAAGGGAATGGATGAAAATGGCCGACGATGGCGATCACTATCGTTTAACTTTTGATAAGCCGGGAACCTGGAGCCAGAAATACAACCTGGTGTGGGATAAGCTTTTGAATTTAGGAATTTTCCCGGAGGAAGTAGCTGATACAGAAATTGCTTATTACCTCACGAAACAAAACAAATATGGTTTGCCTTTGGATAACCGCAGAACGTATACCAAATCAGACTGGATTGTATGGACAGCAACTTTAGCTGACGATGTGGAAACTTTTCAGAAGTTTATCGATCCTTTATTCGACTTTGTAAACGAAACACCTAACCGCGTTCCAATGAGCGACTGGTACGAAACACCAAGTGCAAAACAAGTGGGCTTTCAGGCACGCTCGGTTGTTGGTGGATATTTTATAAAACTTTTAGAGAAATAG
- the nhaA gene encoding Na+/H+ antiporter NhaA encodes MNFIKDPIHRFIRLETSSSIVLFSASIAALILANSGLSEAFLGFWKNYITISLPGFELSKPILKWINDGLMAIFFFVIGLEIKREVLIGELSDLKKASLPIVAAIGGMVFPAALFVALNQGKAGMDGWGIPMATDIAFSLGILTLLGKRVPVGLKIFLMAFAIIDDLGAVLVIAFFYSSKLIWANIIIGLAIVALLALLSRFKLYSKYFFFIAGVIVWVLFLKSGIHATIAGVLLALTIPIQRHIKTTTFYDKGQEILDGFMEECQKQGKDKTMLSHKQLNAIEEMEELTEKTASPLQFLEHSLHGWVAFIILPLFAFANAGVVFSFSGDTNTVLASNIGLSLIIGKFVGIFVISFLAIKFKISELPKNVNFMSLAGVSFLGGLGFTMSLFINNLAFTDEVLIDSAKIGILLGSFVAGLLGYLLLRFSASKKNPSAN; translated from the coding sequence ATGAATTTTATAAAAGATCCTATCCACCGATTTATAAGGCTTGAAACATCAAGTAGTATCGTTTTATTTTCGGCTTCCATTGCTGCTCTTATTCTTGCAAACTCAGGTTTAAGTGAAGCTTTCTTGGGTTTCTGGAAAAATTACATAACCATTAGCCTGCCTGGATTTGAACTTTCAAAACCAATATTAAAATGGATAAACGATGGATTAATGGCCATTTTCTTTTTTGTTATTGGCCTTGAAATAAAACGCGAAGTTTTAATTGGAGAATTAAGCGATCTTAAAAAAGCTTCGTTACCCATTGTTGCAGCCATTGGCGGTATGGTTTTCCCGGCTGCTCTTTTTGTAGCCTTAAATCAAGGAAAGGCAGGAATGGATGGATGGGGTATCCCCATGGCCACTGATATCGCATTTTCATTAGGTATTTTAACCTTGCTGGGCAAGCGTGTACCGGTAGGATTAAAGATTTTTTTAATGGCTTTTGCAATTATAGATGATTTGGGCGCCGTTTTAGTAATTGCCTTCTTCTATAGCTCAAAATTAATTTGGGCCAATATCATAATTGGATTAGCCATCGTTGCTCTTCTTGCTCTTCTCTCGCGTTTTAAACTTTATTCTAAATATTTCTTCTTTATTGCAGGTGTTATAGTTTGGGTTCTGTTCCTGAAATCTGGTATCCACGCTACAATTGCCGGAGTATTACTGGCACTTACCATTCCAATTCAGCGCCACATAAAAACCACTACTTTTTACGACAAAGGGCAGGAAATTCTTGATGGGTTCATGGAAGAATGCCAAAAGCAAGGCAAGGACAAAACAATGCTCAGCCACAAGCAATTAAATGCCATTGAAGAGATGGAAGAACTTACCGAAAAAACAGCGTCTCCACTTCAATTTCTCGAACACAGTTTGCATGGGTGGGTAGCTTTTATCATTCTACCATTATTTGCTTTTGCAAATGCCGGAGTAGTATTTAGTTTTTCGGGCGATACCAACACCGTTCTGGCAAGTAACATTGGGCTTAGCCTGATAATTGGAAAATTTGTGGGAATATTTGTTATTTCGTTTCTGGCAATAAAGTTCAAAATTTCAGAACTACCTAAGAATGTAAACTTTATGAGTTTGGCAGGCGTATCCTTCCTTGGCGGACTTGGATTTACAATGTCATTGTTTATTAATAACCTGGCGTTTACTGATGAGGTTCTTATTGATTCAGCTAAAATTGGAATTTTACTCGGATCATTCGTGGCAGGATTATTAGGATATTTATTGCTGCGATTCTCAGCAAGCAAAAAAAATCCTTCGGCTAATTAG
- a CDS encoding Arc family DNA-binding protein produces the protein MAKKKSFVLRVSPEMLEAVEKWASDDFRSMNGQIEWIIHKALKDARRLKKGSDDGKV, from the coding sequence ATGGCGAAGAAAAAATCATTTGTATTGCGCGTTAGCCCTGAAATGCTGGAGGCCGTTGAAAAATGGGCTTCAGATGATTTTCGGAGTATGAACGGGCAAATTGAATGGATAATACATAAGGCTTTAAAAGATGCAAGACGACTAAAAAAAGGTTCAGACGATGGGAAGGTATGA
- a CDS encoding SPFH domain-containing protein yields MEKQHSALSGYMFLFLELILLGVIIFGFIGGMIVPAILLIPVFILVAIGFTVVDPNQSCVMILFGAYKGTIKTNGFYWVNPFYVRKKISLRARNFDSEPIKVNDKLGNPIMIGLVLVWKVDETYRAAFGVDEFEHFVVVQSEAALRKLAGMYPYDNIEDENAKVTLRDGTEEVNDQLEKEIIERLEIAGIHVIEARINHIAYAQEIAQAMLKRQQATAIVAARYKIVEGAVSMVEMALDELSEKSIVELDEDKKATMVSNLMVVLCGDKDVTPVVNTGSLYQ; encoded by the coding sequence ATGGAAAAACAACATTCTGCTTTATCTGGTTACATGTTTCTGTTTTTGGAGTTAATATTACTGGGAGTTATCATTTTTGGTTTTATTGGGGGAATGATTGTTCCGGCAATTCTGCTAATTCCGGTGTTTATTCTTGTTGCCATTGGTTTTACCGTGGTCGACCCCAATCAAAGTTGTGTAATGATTTTATTTGGTGCATACAAAGGCACTATTAAAACCAACGGATTTTACTGGGTGAATCCTTTTTATGTTCGAAAGAAAATCTCGCTTCGTGCACGAAATTTCGACAGCGAGCCCATTAAGGTGAACGATAAATTGGGTAACCCTATAATGATTGGGTTGGTTCTGGTTTGGAAGGTAGACGAAACTTACCGGGCTGCTTTTGGTGTGGATGAATTCGAACATTTTGTAGTAGTGCAAAGCGAGGCCGCCTTACGAAAACTGGCGGGGATGTATCCGTACGATAACATTGAGGATGAGAATGCAAAAGTAACGCTGCGTGATGGAACAGAAGAAGTAAATGATCAGCTCGAGAAAGAAATTATTGAGCGCCTCGAAATTGCGGGTATTCATGTCATAGAGGCAAGAATTAACCACATTGCCTATGCACAGGAAATTGCACAGGCGATGTTGAAGCGTCAGCAAGCTACCGCTATTGTTGCAGCCCGCTACAAAATAGTTGAAGGAGCAGTAAGTATGGTAGAAATGGCACTGGACGAGCTTAGCGAAAAAAGTATTGTTGAGCTGGACGAAGATAAGAAGGCAACTATGGTAAGTAATTTAATGGTTGTGTTGTGTGGCGATAAAGATGTAACACCTGTGGTGAATACCGGATCACTTTATCAATAA
- a CDS encoding sigma-70 family RNA polymerase sigma factor, with protein MFRLDKLNDNELVQRFIQGDHESLEVLIVRHKSRVYSYILLIVKNQDLAEDIFQDTFIKVIRSLKRGKYVENGKFVSWVLRIAHNLIIDHFRKEKLQGTISNDSSDVDIFNSQKFSEETIEDQMVYSQILSEVKHLVKELPEDQQQVIYMRHYMGLSFKEIAEQTDVSINTALGRMRYALINLRKLVDEKKLNLTAF; from the coding sequence ATGTTCAGACTCGACAAACTGAACGATAATGAACTCGTTCAACGATTTATTCAAGGCGATCATGAATCACTTGAGGTTTTAATAGTTCGACATAAAAGCAGAGTGTATTCGTATATTTTGCTGATTGTCAAGAACCAGGATCTTGCAGAAGATATCTTTCAGGATACTTTTATCAAAGTCATACGCTCGTTAAAACGAGGTAAGTATGTTGAGAATGGTAAATTTGTTTCCTGGGTACTTCGGATAGCGCATAATCTGATTATCGACCACTTCAGGAAGGAAAAACTGCAGGGGACGATTTCCAACGACAGCTCCGATGTTGACATCTTCAATTCTCAAAAATTTTCGGAAGAGACCATTGAGGACCAAATGGTTTATTCGCAAATTCTGAGTGAAGTCAAGCACCTTGTAAAAGAGTTGCCGGAAGATCAGCAGCAGGTAATTTATATGCGGCATTATATGGGCCTCAGTTTTAAGGAAATAGCCGAACAAACTGATGTGAGCATTAACACTGCTTTGGGGCGGATGCGTTATGCATTAATTAACCTGCGAAAACTTGTGGATGAAAAGAAATTGAACCTCACTGCTTTTTAA
- a CDS encoding glycoside hydrolase family 76 protein — protein sequence MKIVYLIIVLSFLHINLISAENYNQKKSRSSDIATQNLVRAMELTDAAVKAHFSDKRMAMARFYNPYTKVCSKETGSIWMYTSAIEAVNAILHALKIQKASGNAALYNANFERYADLLFKLYENADFYLGTFELVSYTQTNEWTVYGVNRGASKGNAEVAGIMNVYDDQMWMVREFIEAYKLTGKAEFLQKAEYLTEYVLDGWDCTLDSKGEELGGITWGPGYVSKHSCSNGPMVSPLVWLHELYKGKDDKITHRYIEPIDQTTRKSKQLKKSEYYLDFAQKVYHWQKKNLLRADGVYDDMMGGCSPRNPESEVVKGVNYRKGSNCTDRVGPAFTYNSGTMLSGAADLFRATDNELYLEDARKLSESSFQYFAKIGKDIPGYYSYDIGGFRNWFNGVLMRGYVDVAVSCNEVDKYINSFQKNLDYAYENFLYEGFLPTNLLKGWEEDHDKNKTEGMFNFAFAAEYAVLSSYNLNKNQPKN from the coding sequence ATGAAAATTGTATACCTAATAATTGTACTAAGTTTTCTGCATATCAACTTGATTTCTGCTGAAAATTACAATCAAAAGAAAAGTCGCAGCTCTGATATTGCAACACAAAATCTGGTTCGCGCTATGGAGCTCACCGATGCAGCTGTTAAGGCGCATTTTTCGGATAAAAGAATGGCTATGGCCCGGTTTTATAATCCTTACACCAAAGTTTGCTCGAAAGAAACCGGTAGTATTTGGATGTACACCAGTGCTATAGAAGCGGTAAATGCAATTCTACACGCTCTGAAAATCCAAAAAGCATCAGGTAATGCAGCGCTTTATAATGCCAATTTTGAGCGCTATGCCGATTTGCTTTTCAAACTGTATGAAAATGCCGATTTCTATTTGGGAACTTTTGAGCTGGTTTCTTACACACAGACCAACGAGTGGACCGTTTATGGCGTTAATCGTGGAGCCTCGAAAGGAAATGCTGAAGTGGCTGGAATTATGAATGTTTATGACGACCAAATGTGGATGGTGCGCGAATTTATTGAAGCCTATAAATTAACCGGCAAAGCAGAGTTTTTACAAAAAGCAGAATACCTGACTGAATATGTGCTCGATGGATGGGACTGTACACTGGATAGCAAAGGGGAGGAACTTGGTGGAATTACCTGGGGACCGGGATATGTGTCGAAACATTCGTGTAGCAATGGGCCGATGGTGAGCCCGTTGGTTTGGTTACACGAATTGTACAAAGGAAAGGACGACAAAATTACACATCGTTATATTGAACCAATAGACCAAACAACACGGAAAAGCAAACAGCTAAAGAAAAGCGAATATTACCTCGATTTTGCCCAAAAGGTTTACCACTGGCAGAAGAAAAATTTACTGCGCGCCGATGGTGTTTACGATGATATGATGGGCGGATGTTCGCCACGCAATCCTGAAAGTGAAGTGGTGAAAGGTGTAAACTACCGAAAAGGTAGTAACTGTACCGATCGTGTTGGACCGGCATTTACATATAACAGCGGAACAATGCTATCGGGAGCTGCAGATTTGTTCCGTGCCACCGACAATGAATTATACCTGGAGGATGCCCGGAAATTGTCGGAGTCAAGCTTCCAGTATTTCGCAAAGATTGGTAAAGATATTCCCGGTTACTACTCGTATGACATTGGTGGTTTCAGAAACTGGTTTAATGGAGTATTAATGCGTGGCTATGTTGATGTTGCTGTTTCATGTAATGAGGTGGATAAGTACATCAACAGTTTTCAGAAAAATCTGGATTATGCCTACGAAAACTTCCTTTACGAAGGGTTTCTGCCAACGAACCTACTAAAAGGATGGGAAGAAGATCATGATAAAAATAAAACTGAAGGGATGTTCAACTTCGCATTTGCTGCAGAATACGCAGTTCTTTCAAGCTATAATTTAAATAAGAATCAACCGAAAAATTAA